A single region of the Solwaraspora sp. WMMD406 genome encodes:
- the thrC gene encoding threonine synthase translates to MWRGLIEAYRDRLPVTDATPVITLYEGNTPLLPAPVLSARVGADVYLKIEGANPTGSFKDRGMTMAVSKAVEEGNKAIICASTGNTSASAAAYAARAGLTCAVLVPQGKIALGKLAQALVHGAKLLQVDGNFDDCLALAAKLAQDYPVALVNSVNVFRLHGQKTAAFEIVTGLGDAPDIHCLPVGNAGNISAYWMGYTEDVEAGNATRTPKMYGFQASGAAPIVTGEVVRQPSTIATAIRIGNPASWTKALDARDASGGLIDAVTDRDILAAYRLLAREVGVFVELASAASVAGLLQVAAAGKVPAGARVVCTVTGHGLKDPEWAISTAPAPTTIGNDPLLAARALDLA, encoded by the coding sequence ATGTGGCGTGGCTTGATCGAGGCGTACCGGGACCGGCTGCCGGTCACCGACGCCACGCCGGTGATCACCCTCTACGAGGGCAACACGCCGTTGCTGCCGGCACCGGTGCTCTCCGCCCGGGTCGGTGCCGACGTCTACCTCAAGATCGAGGGGGCCAACCCGACCGGTTCGTTCAAGGACCGGGGCATGACGATGGCCGTGTCCAAGGCCGTCGAGGAGGGCAACAAGGCGATCATCTGTGCCTCCACCGGCAACACTAGCGCCTCGGCCGCCGCGTACGCCGCTCGGGCCGGCCTGACCTGCGCGGTGCTCGTACCGCAGGGCAAGATCGCGCTCGGCAAGCTGGCCCAGGCGCTGGTGCACGGGGCCAAGCTGCTGCAGGTCGACGGCAACTTCGACGACTGTCTGGCGCTGGCGGCCAAGCTCGCCCAGGACTACCCGGTGGCCCTGGTCAACTCGGTCAACGTCTTCCGGCTGCACGGTCAGAAGACCGCCGCGTTCGAGATCGTCACCGGGCTCGGTGACGCCCCGGACATCCACTGCCTGCCAGTCGGCAACGCCGGCAACATCAGCGCCTACTGGATGGGCTACACCGAGGACGTCGAGGCCGGCAACGCCACCCGTACCCCGAAGATGTACGGGTTCCAGGCCTCCGGCGCCGCCCCGATCGTCACCGGCGAGGTCGTCCGGCAGCCGTCGACCATCGCCACCGCGATCCGGATCGGCAATCCGGCCAGCTGGACCAAGGCTCTGGACGCCCGGGACGCCTCGGGCGGGTTGATCGACGCGGTGACCGACCGGGACATTCTCGCCGCGTACCGGCTGCTGGCCCGGGAGGTCGGGGTCTTCGTCGAACTGGCCAGCGCCGCCAGCGTCGCCGGGCTGTTGCAGGTCGCCGCCGCCGGTAAGGTGCCGGCAGGGGCGAGGGTCGTCTGTACGGTCACCGGGCACGGCCTCAAGGACCCCGAGTGGGCGATCTCCACCGCCCCGGCGCCGACCACGATCGGGAACGATCCGCTACTGGCCGCCCGCGCACTCGACCTGGCCTGA
- a CDS encoding MarR family transcriptional regulator, whose amino-acid sequence MAQRDELIAQIMAAHHRLQLLFASDRSDPLFESQLTVPQLKILLLLYLHGGTSGQELSQVLGVRMATVTGIVDRLVAHRFVSRREDPQDRRVRRVELTGPGRRLIDTIVTAGTDRQARILARLELDDLRTVAVAADLMVTAAETDAADTNSSAGGRSGQARSGQVECAGGQ is encoded by the coding sequence GTGGCCCAGCGGGACGAACTGATCGCCCAGATCATGGCGGCCCACCACCGGTTGCAGCTCCTGTTCGCCTCCGACCGATCCGATCCGCTGTTCGAGTCCCAACTCACCGTGCCGCAGCTGAAGATACTGCTCCTGCTCTACCTGCACGGCGGCACCTCGGGTCAGGAGCTGAGCCAGGTGCTCGGAGTCCGGATGGCCACCGTCACCGGCATCGTCGACCGACTCGTCGCGCACCGGTTCGTCAGCCGCCGGGAAGACCCACAGGACCGGCGGGTCCGGCGGGTCGAGCTGACCGGCCCCGGACGGCGGCTGATCGACACGATCGTCACCGCCGGTACCGACCGGCAGGCGCGGATCCTCGCCCGGCTGGAGCTCGACGACCTGCGGACGGTCGCGGTCGCGGCCGACCTGATGGTCACCGCCGCCGAGACCGACGCCGCCGACACCAACAGCTCAGCTGGCGGGCGGTCGGGCCAGGCGCGGTCAGGCCAGGTCGAGTGCGCGGGCGGCCAGTAG
- a CDS encoding efflux RND transporter permease subunit, which translates to MSLLARLSLANRGLVALVAVVITMFGAFTIPSLKQQLLPSLELPAAFVSAGFPGAGPEIVEAQVTEPIENAIASVAEVEEISSTTSGGFATIQVEFTFGVDLEGAVNDLQTSLSRISGQLPDGVEPVVFAGSTDDLPAVVLAATADSGDPLELSRQLDEIVVPELEGIDGVRAVDVTGASEQVITITPDYAALAAAGFDPTAIATALQVNGVTTPAGALSDGEQTLTVQVGNRIENLDQLAAIYLTGPGRQPVRLDAVAEISQQITPATSITRTNGEDSLGIAVTAGPDGDAVGISHEIRDRLDELGEATGTELIVVFDQAPFVERSIEALTTEGLLGLVMAVLVILVFLLSIRSTVVTAVSIPLSVLIALIALWVGDYTLNLLTLGALTISVGRVVDDSIVVLENIKRHLGYGEDRRTAILVGVREVAGAVTASTLATVAVFAPIAIVGGFVGQLFAPFAVTVTVALLASLLVSLTIIPVLAYWFLKPAAVGEDADAVRRDAEAKELRNPLQRGYLPVIRFATTRRWITVGIGLAVLIGTFALSSRLETNFIDEAGQDTLSMRQELPVGTSLAAVDAAARQVEDTLADTDGIEAYQVSIGSSSNPFAGSGGNTTASYSITLTEGTDNLALQDELRAAFAGRDSLGEITVGGAGGGPGGGSTNQLQVIVQANDPDDLAAAAEQVRAAMADTPDVADVTSTLAADATRVEVRINRAAAARSGLSEAAIGQIVAQAFRGSPVGQLTIDGERLNVVLTPTARLTSIDELRALPVGPVLLGDLTDIVEVSGPVQINRVDGERSATVTGTATGSNVGQTSAELTDRLDALTLPAGATYTVGGVSADQAEAFADLGLALLAAIAIVFVIMVATFRSLIQPLILLVSVPFAATGAIGLLVLTGTPLGVPALIGALMLVGIVVTNAIVLMDLINQYREQGMSVSDAVVEGGRRRLRPILMTAIATICALTPMALGLTGVAGFIGQPLAIVVIGGLFSSTLLTLVLVPTLYSLVEGAKEWLRRRRHGGTTDEGSTGGASGAVPATAGVGAGADGAGAGGGADRSGGGNGDRPLSRVAAPPTRPSAALIDGTDQFEVLKLPKSRKSPLPPADE; encoded by the coding sequence ATGTCGTTGCTCGCCAGACTCAGCCTCGCCAACCGGGGTCTCGTCGCGCTCGTCGCCGTCGTGATCACGATGTTCGGCGCCTTCACGATCCCGTCGCTCAAACAGCAGCTGCTGCCCTCACTGGAGTTGCCGGCGGCCTTCGTCAGCGCGGGCTTCCCCGGCGCCGGCCCGGAAATCGTCGAGGCGCAGGTCACCGAGCCGATCGAGAACGCGATCGCCAGCGTCGCCGAGGTGGAGGAGATCTCCTCGACGACGAGCGGAGGGTTCGCGACCATCCAGGTCGAGTTCACCTTCGGCGTTGACCTCGAGGGCGCGGTCAACGATCTGCAGACCTCGCTCAGCCGGATCAGCGGGCAGCTTCCCGACGGCGTCGAGCCGGTGGTCTTCGCCGGCAGCACCGACGACCTGCCGGCGGTGGTCCTCGCCGCCACCGCCGACTCCGGAGACCCGCTCGAGCTGTCCCGTCAACTCGACGAGATCGTGGTCCCCGAACTGGAAGGGATCGACGGCGTACGGGCCGTGGACGTCACCGGCGCCAGCGAGCAGGTGATCACCATCACCCCCGACTACGCCGCACTCGCCGCCGCCGGCTTCGACCCCACCGCGATCGCCACCGCGCTGCAGGTCAACGGCGTCACCACTCCGGCCGGTGCGCTCAGCGACGGTGAGCAGACCCTGACGGTGCAGGTCGGCAACCGGATCGAGAACCTGGACCAGCTCGCCGCGATCTACCTGACCGGACCCGGGCGGCAGCCGGTCCGCCTGGACGCCGTCGCCGAGATCAGCCAGCAGATCACCCCCGCGACGTCGATCACCCGCACCAACGGCGAGGACAGCCTCGGGATCGCGGTCACCGCCGGCCCGGACGGCGACGCGGTCGGCATCTCCCACGAGATCCGCGACCGACTCGACGAGCTGGGCGAGGCCACCGGGACCGAGCTGATCGTGGTGTTCGACCAGGCGCCGTTCGTCGAACGTTCGATCGAGGCGCTCACCACCGAGGGACTCCTCGGCCTGGTGATGGCCGTCCTGGTGATCCTGGTCTTCCTGCTCTCCATCCGGTCCACGGTGGTGACGGCGGTCTCCATCCCGCTGTCGGTGCTGATCGCGTTGATCGCCCTCTGGGTCGGGGACTACACGCTCAACCTGCTCACCCTCGGGGCGTTGACGATCTCGGTCGGCCGGGTCGTCGACGACTCGATCGTGGTGCTGGAAAACATCAAACGACATCTCGGGTACGGGGAGGACCGGCGTACCGCGATCCTGGTCGGCGTCCGGGAAGTCGCCGGCGCGGTCACCGCCTCCACCCTCGCCACCGTCGCGGTCTTCGCGCCGATCGCGATCGTCGGCGGCTTCGTCGGTCAGCTCTTCGCGCCGTTCGCGGTGACCGTCACCGTCGCGCTGCTCGCCTCGCTGCTGGTGTCGTTGACCATCATCCCGGTGCTCGCGTACTGGTTTCTCAAGCCGGCCGCCGTCGGGGAGGACGCCGACGCGGTACGCCGCGACGCCGAAGCCAAGGAACTGCGCAATCCGCTGCAGCGCGGATACTTGCCGGTGATCCGGTTCGCCACCACCCGGCGGTGGATCACGGTCGGCATCGGCTTGGCCGTGCTGATCGGCACCTTCGCCCTGAGCAGCCGGCTGGAGACGAACTTCATCGACGAGGCCGGTCAGGACACCCTGAGCATGCGGCAAGAGCTGCCGGTCGGCACCAGCCTGGCTGCCGTCGACGCCGCCGCACGCCAGGTGGAGGACACCCTCGCCGACACCGACGGGATCGAGGCCTACCAGGTCTCGATCGGCAGTAGCAGCAACCCGTTCGCCGGCAGCGGCGGCAACACCACCGCGAGCTACTCGATCACCCTCACCGAAGGCACCGACAACCTGGCGCTGCAGGACGAGCTGCGGGCCGCGTTCGCCGGCCGTGACTCCCTCGGCGAGATCACCGTCGGCGGGGCCGGTGGCGGCCCGGGCGGGGGCAGCACCAACCAGCTCCAGGTGATCGTCCAGGCCAACGACCCGGACGACCTGGCCGCGGCCGCCGAGCAGGTACGCGCGGCGATGGCCGACACCCCGGACGTGGCCGACGTCACCAGCACTCTCGCCGCGGACGCCACCCGGGTGGAGGTACGGATCAACCGGGCCGCCGCCGCCCGCAGCGGACTCAGCGAGGCCGCCATCGGTCAGATCGTCGCCCAGGCGTTCCGGGGCAGCCCGGTCGGGCAGCTCACCATCGACGGCGAGCGGCTCAACGTCGTGCTCACCCCGACCGCCCGACTCACCTCGATCGACGAACTACGGGCACTGCCGGTCGGGCCGGTCCTGCTGGGCGACCTGACCGACATCGTCGAGGTGAGCGGTCCGGTGCAGATCAACCGGGTGGACGGCGAACGCAGCGCCACCGTCACCGGTACGGCCACCGGCTCCAACGTCGGTCAGACCAGCGCGGAGCTGACCGACCGGCTGGACGCGTTGACGCTGCCGGCTGGCGCCACGTACACCGTCGGTGGGGTCAGCGCCGACCAGGCGGAGGCGTTCGCCGATCTCGGGCTGGCGCTGCTGGCCGCGATCGCCATCGTCTTCGTGATCATGGTGGCGACGTTCCGGAGCCTGATCCAGCCCCTCATCCTGCTGGTGTCGGTGCCGTTCGCGGCCACCGGTGCGATCGGCCTGCTGGTGCTCACCGGTACGCCGCTCGGCGTACCGGCGCTGATCGGCGCGTTGATGCTGGTCGGCATCGTGGTGACCAACGCGATCGTGCTGATGGACCTGATCAACCAGTATCGGGAGCAGGGCATGAGCGTCTCGGACGCGGTGGTCGAAGGTGGCCGGCGCCGGTTGCGCCCCATCCTGATGACCGCGATCGCGACCATCTGCGCATTGACCCCGATGGCGCTCGGTCTCACCGGGGTCGCCGGCTTCATCGGTCAGCCGCTGGCGATCGTGGTGATCGGTGGGTTGTTCAGCTCCACGCTGCTCACCCTGGTGCTGGTGCCGACCCTCTACAGCCTGGTGG